Sequence from the Thermococcus sp. MV5 genome:
GCTCCTCCCCGCGCTTAGCCTTCTCGATAACCCAGTTCACGAAGTTGCCGCCCTTCCCGCTCGCGCCGGCCTTTCCGTACAGGCTCGCCACCCGGATGATGTAGTATTTTTCGGAATAGTTCCTCGTGAAGACCTCACCCATATACTTGCTTGCCCCGTAGACGTTGATGGGATTCGGCATGTCTTCTTCGGTGTAGGGCGCTCCCTTCTCTCCATC
This genomic interval carries:
- a CDS encoding sugar nucleotide-binding protein, with the translated sequence DGEKGAPYTEEDMPNPINVYGASKYMGEVFTRNYSEKYYIIRVASLYGKAGASGKGGNFVNWVIEKAKRGEELRIVDDQFMSPTYTMDVARTLKKFLKIQPEWGVYHMVNEGYCSWYEFTKAIFEILG